Proteins encoded together in one Piliocolobus tephrosceles isolate RC106 chromosome 15, ASM277652v3, whole genome shotgun sequence window:
- the NT5DC4 gene encoding 5'-nucleotidase domain-containing protein 4, with protein sequence MASVDWGEPEALDSPQGPKQNWHQRIFVYRSLALGKIRCFGFDMDYTLAAYKSPAYEALAVQLLLELLVCIGYPHEILCYTYDPTFPTRGLVFNALCGNLLKVDAHGNVLLGAHGFTFLSEAEIWSFYPNKFIQRDDLQRFHILNTLFNLPETYLYTCLVDFFSGCSRYTNCDTSYQHGNLFMSFRSLFQDVTDTMNNVHHSGCLKEKTLEDLEKYVEKNPRLPILLGKMKEVGKVFLATNSSYNYTDAITTYLFSISEAEASVRPWRSYFDLIVVKMQKPCFFAEGVVLRQVNTDSGKLRVGTYTGSHQHCAVYSGGSSDMVCELLGVRGKDILYIGDHVFGDILKSKKRQGWRTCLVLPESWELDIWAREKERLEEPKRPDTHLADIYQHVDESSCELQAINFTKREIQTLFSSLLMRYADLYTATCLNFLYYPLSSLFRAAPELMPHESVVEQEQASLDPASCLLPPLLQPEVHQEKPLPNRVPAAFPGSGTLLAQSSTNAVQE encoded by the exons ATGGCCAGTGTGGACTGGGGAGAGCCTGAGGCACTGGACTCCCCTCAAGGCCCGAAGCAGAACTGGCACCAGCG GATTTTTGTCTACCGCAGCCTGGCACTGGGGAAGATTCGTTGCTTTGGCTTCGACATGGACTACACTCTGGCTG CCTACAAGTCCCCAGCCTATGAGGCCCTGGCCGTCCAGCTGCTGCTTGAGCTCCTAGTGTGTATCGGATACCCACATGAGATCCTGTGCTACACCTACGACCCCACCTTCCCCACCAG GGGGCTGGTGTTCAATGCGCTCTGTGGGAACCTCCTGAAGGTGGATGCCCACGGGAACGTGCTGCTGGGTGCCCATGGCTTCACCTTCCTCTCAGA GGCAGAGATCTGGAGCTTCTACCCCAACAAGTTCATTCAGAGGGATGACCTGCAGCGCTTCCACATCCTCAACACGCTCTTCAACCTGCCTG AAACCTACCTGTATACCTGCCTGGTGGACTTCTTCTCCGGCTGCTCCCGTTACACCAA CTGTGACACCAGTTATCAGCATGGGAACCTCTTCATGTCCTTCCGAAGCCTCTTCCAGGATGTGACTGATACCATGAATAATGTCCACCACTCG GGCTGTCTCAAGGAGAAGACCCTGGAGGACTTGGAGAAATACGTGGAGAAGAAT CCACGCCTCCCCATCCTGCTGGGGAAGATGAAGGAGGTTGGCAAAGTGTTTCTGGCCACCAACAGCAGCTACAACTACACcgat GCCATCACGACCTACCTGTTCAGCATCAGTGAG GCTGAAGCCTCGGTCAGGCCCTGGAGGTCCTACTTCGACCTGATAGTGGTGAAGATGCAGAAACCCTGCTTCTTTGCAGAGGGGGTGGTCCTGAGGCAGGTCAACACG GACTCCGGAAAGCTCCGCGTGGGCACCTACACAGGGTCGCACCAGCACTGTGCTGTCTACTCTGGAG GCTCATCGGACATGGTGTGCGAGCTGCTTGGGGTTCGGGGGAAGGACATCCTGTATATTGGGGACCACGTGTTTGGGGACATTCTGAAGTCCAAGAAGCGGCAGGGCTGGCGGACTTGCCTGGTGCTTCCTGAGTCCTGGGAGCTGGACATCTGGGCCCGGGAGAAGG AGAGGTTGGAGGAGCCGAAGAGGCCGGACACGCACCTGGCAGACATATACCA GCACGTGGATGAGAGCAGTTGTGAGCTGCAAGCCATCAACTTTACCAAGAGAGAGATCCAG ACACTCTTCTCCAGCCTTCTGATGCGCTACGCTGACCTCTACACTGccacctgcctcaacttcctgtaCTACCCGCTCAGCTCACTGTTTCGGGCGGCCCCGGAGTTG ATGCCACATGAGTCAGTCGTGGAGCAAGAACAGGCCAGTCTGgaccctgcctcctgcctcctgcctcctctcctgcAGCCAGAGG